A genomic stretch from Hoplias malabaricus isolate fHopMal1 chromosome 4, fHopMal1.hap1, whole genome shotgun sequence includes:
- the sh3rf2 gene encoding E3 ubiquitin-protein ligase SH3RF2: MHYASASSERSMEGSVALLELLECPLCLEPLDVTAKVLPCQHTFCKPCLLHLEASSSSSSPPPSPSLVSCPPPLSCPECHVPLPGRVQDLPTNLLLATLLRGLQRERLTTPRDRSVVYMCTTPEECGSDCVVEGLQITQQLKGQKGPASLGTQGVLAKSVYNFESNGHGELAMRSGENVNLRRRVDENLCYTDVKVGSGLVPTKTVQVLSDQVQPVALCRALYDFDLNRLDPEDRKECLPFLKGDFITVIKRVDENWCEGRVRDRAGIFPLQFTEPNPAALQLLAIGKVSDCAELRPQDSRKSSGQRRISGTARPPQVSLLNSLNIRPPYSHIHSQNTGRSAAPAPGRAFQLGPAYKHRSGSTRRSLTKGERRMNGEVPPTITMALINPQAPPPPQEGKQSSTQQLSISVCAALYSYSPHRPEELELRKGEMVGVYGKFKEGWLRGLSLRTGKVGILPANYVTPVLRTSARFLEQPKPAVPIASTAVSTKRYTPQKPQAVVLALDKVRTDGNSAAPIIAMPPQSAMSSGSAARAPQAGGRQGWDTVRRAFQPSHRASLHRGSYRSQNPGPSYQPPPQDLGQIYGFGRSPVLPRKRNGLFTNPIRQQYLTNEGTTPSGGVYHTMDARYFVPRETSMAPQSILVKPDSHRHGTEKPPKSVRFWTEEVPQTTTRMSSVSSGSQIMGNSQSSSTALEHWNPSAILGRDGSTSVLKDTKTLLQRKGPSQSHTTVEGLPLSMKPPIINASSSPSRHRVVMGYNAQTDAELNLLEGELVLVQKPRPDGRVLVTQEITGRTGLFHNSILDILDKVV; the protein is encoded by the exons ATGCATTATGCATCAGCAAGCAGTGAGAGAAGTATGGAGGGATCTGTGGCTCTGTTAGAATTACTGGAGTGTCCTCTGTGTTTGGAGCCTCTGGATGTGACCGCCAAGGTCCTGCCCTGTCAGCACACCTTCTGCAAGCCATGCCTTCTGCACCTGGAGGCTTCATCTTCTTCATCCTCTCCGCCGCCATCACCTTCATTGGTATCATGCCCTCCTCCATTGTCCTGCCCAGAATGCCATGTCCCTCTTCCTGGGAGGGTGCAGGACCTGCCCACGAACCTGTTGCTGGCCACACTCCTGCGGGGACTCCAGAGGGAGCGGCTGACCACTCCGAGGGACAGGAGCGTGGTGTATATGTGCACCACACCTGAGGAATGCGGCAGTGACTGTGTGGTCGAGGGTCTGCAAATTACACAACAGCTCAAGGGTCAGAAGGGTCCTGCCAGCCTGGGCACCCAGGGG gTGCTGGCTAAATCAGTGTACAACTTTGAAAGCAATGGACACGGAGAGCTAGCCATGAGATCTGGCGAGAATGTCAATCTCCGCCGAAGGGTGGATGAGAACTTGTGTTACACCGATGTTAAAGTGGGCAGTGGTCTCGTTCCCACTAAAACGGTGCAGGTGTTGAGTGATCAAGTGCAGCCTGTGGCTCTCTGCCGGGCTCTTTATGACTTTGATTTGAACAGGCTGGATCCTGAGGACAGGAAGGAATGCCTGCCCTTCCTAAAG GGAGACTTCATTACTGTCATCAAGCGAGTGGATGAGAACTGGTGTGAAGGGAGAGTAAGAGACAGAGCTGGAATCTTTCCTCTGCAGTTTACAGAG CCAAATCCAGCTGCTCTCCAACTCCTGGCGATAGGCAAGGTCAGTGACTGTGCAGAGCTTCGACCACAGGACTCGAGAAAAAGCAGTGGCCAAAGGCGAATCTCAGGGACAGCGAGGCCTCCTCAGGTCAGCCTTCTGAACAGCCTCAACATCCGCCCTCCTTACAGCCACATCCACAGCCAAAACACCGGCCGTTCAGCAGCACCAGCCCCGGGCAGGGCATTTCAGCTTGGCCCTGCCTACAAACACAGGTCTGGGAGCACTCGCAGGAGCCTGACCAAG GGTGAAAGGAGGATGAACGGTGAAGTTCCTCCAACCATCACCATGGCTCTGATCAACCCTCAggcccctccaccaccacaagAGGGCAAACAGTCTTCCACCCAGCAGCTGtctatcagtgt GTGTGCTGCGCTGTACTCATACAGTCCCCATCGCCCTGAGGAGCTGGAACTGAGGAAGGGTGAGATGGTAGGGGTTTATGGGAAGTTTAAAGAGGGCTGGTTACGTGGCCTCTCGCTCAGAACCGGCAAAGTGGGCATCCTGCCGGCCAACTACGTCACACCTGTTCTTAG AACGTCTGCACGGTTTCTTGAGCAGCCAAAACCTGCTGTGCCCATCGCTAGTACTGCTGTTTCTACAAAGAGATACACACCCCAGAAGCCTCAGGCTGTGGTGCTGGCCCTGGATAAAGTAAGGACTGATGGGAATTCTGCTGCCCCAATAATTGCAATGCCGCCTCAGTCGGCCATGTCATCAGGCAGTGCAGCAAGAGCTCCTCAGGCAGGAGGCAGGCAGGGCTGGGACACGGTCAGGAGAGCCTTCCAGCCCTCACACAGAG cgTCACTCCACCGTGGCAGCTACCGCTCCCAAAATCCAGGTCCAAGTTATCAACCCCCACCTCAGGATCTGGGACAAATCTATGGTTTTGGTCGCTCCCCTGTTCTCCCAAGGAAAAGAAATGGTTTGTTTACAAATCCTATCCGGCAACAGTATTTGACTAATGAAGGAACGACACCCTCTGGTGGTGTCTATCATACGATGGATGCCCGATATTTTGTTCCAAGAGAAACTTCCATGGCTCCCCAGTCCATTTTGGTAAAGCCAGATTCACACAGGCACGGCACAGAAAAG CCTCCAAAGTCAGTGCGATTCTGGACTGAAGAAGTTCCACAAACTACAACAAGGATGAGTTCAGTATCGTCAGGAAGTCAGATCATGGGTAACTCTCAGAGTTCCTCCACAGCTCTGGAGCACTGGAACCCATCAGCCATCTTGGGTCGGGATGGAAGCACCTCAGTCCTTAAAGACACAAAGACGCTTCTTCAGAGAAAAGGTCCTTCTCAGAGTCACACCACTGTAGAGGGCCTCCCTTTGAGCATGAAACCACCAATAATCAACGCTAGCTCCAGTCCCAGCAG ACACAGGGTGGTGATGGGATACAATGCACAGACTGACGCGGAGTTGAACCTTTTAGAAGGAGAGCTGGTCCTGGTCCAAAAGCCTCGACCCGACGGCAGGGTTCTGGTGACCCAGGAGATCACAGGACGGACAGGCCTTTTCCACAACAGTATTCTGGACATATTAGACAAAGTTGTCTGA